The following are from one region of the Polyangiaceae bacterium genome:
- a CDS encoding protein kinase: MESPTTLRPGDWIEDRYQLLRLLGSGGFGQVFEARHRYLARPTAIKAMHVHHVGRAELRQRMQVEALVLSRLDHPNVIRVHDAGVLESGVVWLAMDLLEGQTLRELLTQVGHLEVPTALDYALQIAEGIEAAHQLNVIHRDLKPENVFVTKKGELKVLDLGMAKLLGYNLKTTEVHELAGTVPYMSPEHLSGKQVDPRSDVYGLGLVLFEIISGRHPFIAPGEEPNHVTIGHRQLNSPPPSLLELVPGLPPYVWDIVEKALSKSRAGRQQTMQELASELRSARQRLEGIAERKQSPGRARIKIELPDTGLAVPGTEPRDDGATIPQSVAPWQSETASPRMNTMGAPTPLTNALVGHAPSQLAIPLPSVQPTEVAPIKFTQPLLDAPPPPNPQGNIHQLATGPAHGIGHTVPLMDVGLGVRDEAAAPRSNDPTRRDLPKPRDLTPALPPQVQAALERQARAQVTLKTLESPQHAGPMNNGAAQSSSVPGYTQPTLESPTYGSPAKSQKVDVEVRDLPPPASEASSSSRRGFRLSPAVLGLVFLSLACLLVFIGMLMSKLGQ, from the coding sequence GTGGAGTCGCCCACCACGCTGCGTCCGGGGGACTGGATTGAAGACCGCTACCAGCTCCTGAGGTTGCTCGGGAGCGGCGGCTTCGGTCAGGTCTTCGAAGCACGGCACCGCTACCTGGCGCGGCCCACCGCGATCAAGGCGATGCACGTGCACCACGTGGGGCGCGCCGAGCTGCGGCAGCGCATGCAGGTGGAGGCGCTGGTGCTGAGCCGCCTGGATCACCCCAACGTGATTCGCGTGCACGACGCTGGCGTACTCGAGAGCGGCGTTGTCTGGCTCGCGATGGATTTGCTCGAGGGACAAACCTTGCGCGAGCTCCTGACTCAGGTGGGGCACTTGGAGGTACCGACCGCCCTCGACTACGCGCTGCAGATCGCCGAAGGCATCGAGGCCGCTCACCAGCTCAACGTGATCCACAGGGATCTAAAGCCGGAGAACGTGTTCGTCACCAAGAAGGGCGAGCTCAAGGTGCTCGACCTCGGCATGGCGAAGCTCCTCGGCTACAACCTGAAGACCACCGAGGTTCACGAGCTAGCTGGCACGGTGCCCTACATGTCCCCGGAGCACCTGTCGGGCAAGCAGGTGGATCCGCGCTCCGATGTGTACGGCTTGGGGTTGGTGCTCTTCGAGATCATTTCCGGGAGGCATCCGTTCATCGCGCCTGGAGAGGAGCCAAATCACGTCACGATCGGGCACCGGCAGCTGAATTCGCCTCCGCCGTCGTTACTCGAGCTGGTGCCTGGCCTGCCCCCATACGTCTGGGACATCGTGGAGAAGGCGCTGAGCAAGTCTCGCGCTGGGCGCCAGCAGACCATGCAAGAGCTGGCCAGCGAGCTACGCAGCGCGCGTCAGCGACTGGAAGGAATTGCAGAGCGCAAGCAGAGCCCCGGCCGAGCGCGCATCAAGATCGAGCTTCCAGACACTGGCCTCGCCGTGCCAGGCACTGAGCCGCGTGATGACGGCGCGACCATCCCGCAAAGCGTTGCCCCGTGGCAAAGCGAAACGGCTTCCCCGAGGATGAACACCATGGGGGCACCCACTCCGCTCACCAACGCCCTCGTCGGGCACGCGCCGTCTCAACTGGCCATCCCGCTGCCGAGCGTTCAGCCGACGGAGGTCGCGCCGATCAAGTTCACGCAGCCCCTGCTCGACGCTCCTCCCCCACCAAATCCCCAAGGAAATATTCATCAGCTAGCAACGGGACCAGCTCACGGCATCGGCCACACGGTTCCGCTGATGGACGTGGGTTTGGGGGTGAGGGACGAGGCTGCGGCACCACGCAGCAACGATCCCACGCGCCGGGACCTCCCCAAACCGCGCGATTTGACCCCCGCGCTTCCGCCTCAGGTTCAAGCCGCGCTGGAGCGCCAGGCGAGAGCGCAGGTCACCTTGAAGACGCTGGAGAGCCCTCAGCACGCCGGACCGATGAACAACGGCGCAGCTCAAAGCAGCAGCGTCCCCGGCTACACCCAGCCCACGCTGGAATCACCCACCTACGGCTCCCCCGCGAAGTCCCAGAAGGTCGACGTCGAGGTCCGCGATTTGCCACCGCCAGCGTCCGAAGCATCTTCCTCGAGTCGACGCGGCTTCCGCCTCTCGCCAGCGGTGCTCGGCCTGGTGTTCTTGAGCCTGGCCTGCCTGTTGGTGTTCATCGGCATGCTGATGTCCAAGCTCGGTCAGTGA
- a CDS encoding TetR/AcrR family transcriptional regulator, which translates to MTKPETAQSSDAPSSSKLSDSSPADSVSETTRGGPSTERSHRRRRIGPRREAAKADTRAALIDAAMASFAEEGLDNPSLDAICERAGYTRGAFYVHFQDREDLIRAVSERYLGALVQSVTEYDESPEALLNLISRLMSTTETPSQVPAHQFLHACGRSDTLRELYLNTLRVVSEHVCDATQLSQARAAVRGDIDPKQLTWLLIALATGLQALNETGAPVDAKGSAQLLAQLLRR; encoded by the coding sequence GTGACCAAGCCCGAAACCGCTCAAAGCTCGGATGCCCCGAGCAGCTCCAAACTCTCCGATAGTTCGCCCGCCGACTCGGTCTCCGAGACGACGCGGGGAGGGCCCAGCACGGAGCGCTCCCATCGGCGGCGGCGCATCGGACCCCGCAGGGAAGCGGCCAAGGCCGACACCCGTGCCGCCCTGATCGACGCGGCGATGGCTTCGTTCGCCGAAGAGGGATTGGACAACCCGAGCTTGGACGCCATCTGTGAGCGCGCCGGCTACACCCGTGGCGCGTTCTACGTACACTTCCAGGACCGTGAAGACCTGATCCGCGCGGTAAGCGAACGCTACCTCGGCGCCCTGGTGCAGAGCGTGACGGAGTACGACGAGTCGCCCGAGGCGCTGCTCAACCTGATTTCGCGCCTGATGAGCACGACGGAGACGCCCAGTCAGGTGCCAGCGCATCAGTTCCTGCATGCGTGTGGGCGCTCTGACACCTTGCGCGAACTCTACCTGAACACCCTTCGGGTCGTGTCGGAGCACGTGTGCGATGCCACGCAGCTGTCACAAGCCCGAGCCGCAGTGCGTGGCGACATCGACCCGAAGCAGCTCACCTGGCTCTTGATCGCGCTTGCGACCGGTCTGCAGGCGCTTAATGAAACCGGTGCACCGGTCGACGCGAAGGGCTCAGCCCAGCTGCTCGCTCAGCTCCTGCGCCGCTAG
- a CDS encoding serine/threonine protein kinase translates to MVASPPGVAHAEAGSARQRSSHLTYPSDKQRQAWCDVRAGSRQPGLSGYGRVTEPVEGEILAGKYRIERVLGRGGMGVVVQAHHTVLGERVAIKFLLADQVASNDAMVRFLREAKAAAKIKSQHIARVSDVGTLDDGAPYMVMEYLEGRDLSQVLEVERVVRTEDAVDFVIQACDAIAEAHSAGIIHRDIKPANLFLTRHHDGSPLIKVLDFGISKFNSADEPDGITRTAAIMGSALYMSPEQLQRTKNVDLRTDIYALGITLYELLSNRQPFTAETLPELAVAIVMGDPTPLAQLRPDLDPGLIAVIEKAFARDLNQRFQNVGDFVLALQPYAPTRSANLIDRIARSAGGAISSDQLFRSSYNSLPGIPPNPVGGSTDLSSVQNTQSTAGSAKWPYAVALLGVLALGGTAAGVFAMQKNSAEASPAAALSAPPDPTETAAAAATETSAPEPSAAPAPEPSAQEVASAAPEATEKPASRVVARGGKPKAPTTKPAATQPATTVVKPPPPPPTSVKPPPAKTVDPTDYR, encoded by the coding sequence ATGGTCGCGTCACCGCCAGGGGTGGCCCACGCGGAAGCGGGATCCGCTCGGCAGCGCAGCTCGCATCTCACATACCCATCGGACAAACAACGGCAGGCTTGGTGCGACGTGAGAGCTGGCAGCCGGCAGCCAGGCCTGTCAGGATACGGACGCGTGACTGAACCGGTCGAAGGAGAAATCCTAGCAGGCAAATACCGCATCGAGCGCGTGCTCGGTCGCGGTGGCATGGGCGTGGTCGTCCAGGCACATCACACCGTGCTCGGTGAGCGGGTGGCTATCAAGTTCCTGCTAGCAGACCAGGTAGCTTCGAACGACGCCATGGTGCGTTTCCTTCGGGAAGCGAAAGCCGCAGCGAAGATCAAGAGTCAACACATCGCCCGCGTGTCCGACGTGGGTACGCTGGATGACGGCGCGCCGTACATGGTGATGGAGTATCTGGAGGGGCGCGACCTCAGCCAGGTGCTCGAGGTGGAGCGCGTCGTGCGCACGGAGGACGCGGTCGACTTCGTGATCCAGGCGTGTGACGCCATTGCAGAAGCGCACAGCGCGGGCATCATCCACCGCGACATCAAGCCTGCGAACCTATTCCTGACGCGGCACCACGACGGTTCACCGCTGATCAAGGTGCTCGACTTCGGCATCTCGAAATTCAACTCCGCGGACGAGCCCGACGGCATCACGCGCACTGCGGCGATCATGGGCAGCGCGCTGTACATGTCTCCGGAGCAGCTGCAGCGAACGAAGAACGTCGACCTACGCACCGACATCTACGCCCTCGGGATCACGCTCTACGAGCTGCTCAGCAACCGTCAGCCGTTCACCGCAGAGACGCTGCCTGAGCTCGCCGTCGCCATCGTGATGGGTGACCCAACACCCCTGGCCCAGCTACGCCCTGATCTGGACCCCGGGTTGATCGCGGTGATTGAGAAGGCGTTTGCCCGCGACCTGAACCAGCGCTTTCAAAACGTCGGGGACTTTGTGCTCGCGCTGCAGCCCTATGCGCCGACGCGCAGCGCGAACTTGATCGATCGCATCGCGCGCAGCGCGGGCGGCGCAATCAGCTCGGATCAACTGTTCCGCAGCTCTTACAATTCGCTACCAGGCATTCCACCGAATCCGGTCGGTGGCTCGACGGATCTGTCGTCGGTGCAGAACACCCAGTCGACAGCTGGTAGCGCGAAGTGGCCCTATGCCGTCGCGTTACTGGGTGTGCTGGCGCTCGGCGGCACGGCGGCAGGCGTCTTTGCCATGCAGAAGAACAGCGCCGAGGCCTCACCCGCCGCCGCTCTGAGCGCGCCACCAGACCCCACGGAAACGGCTGCTGCCGCAGCAACCGAGACGTCCGCTCCGGAGCCCAGCGCAGCGCCAGCGCCCGAGCCGAGCGCGCAGGAGGTGGCCAGCGCGGCTCCCGAGGCAACGGAGAAGCCGGCTAGCAGGGTCGTAGCTCGCGGTGGCAAGCCAAAGGCTCCGACTACGAAACCTGCGGCGACGCAGCCAGCAACCACCGTGGTCAAGCCCCCGCCGCCGCCCCCCACAAGCGTCAAGCCGCCTCCAGCGAAGACGGTGGATCCGACGGACTACCGTTAG
- a CDS encoding oligopeptide transporter, OPT family — protein sequence MKEASDSKAASHEVKPYIPASVTLPEISIKAVILGVVLSAVLSAANAYLGLFAGLTVSASIPAAVISMAVLKGLKGNILENNIVQTAASAGESVAAGVIFTIPALILLGTWADFDYWETTLLAGFGGILGVLFTIPLRRALIAGDGSGEPLKFPEGVATAEVLKVGEKGGGGVIYVGIAGLVGALFKLGEAGLKLWHGSLELAGFVGAKKTVAYFGSNLSPALVAVGYIVGLNVAILVFVGGALNWWVAIPILSAMQPAAEGSAADVAGMLWSTKTRYIGVGAMVVGGLWALIKLRTSLIAGIRSGIAAYRESKKGGGVTLRTEDDMPMQWVGVAVLLSIIPLCAIFYHITHVIWVSAVMSVVMLIAGFLFSAVAGYMAGLVGSSNNPISGVTIATILTSSLLLLGLLGSESKIGPAAAILIGSVVCCSAAIAGDNMQDLKAGQILGATPRKQQYLQILGVLAAAVVVAPVLNLLLTAYGIGVPTEAHPKPLGAPQANLMASVAKGVFHGGLPWGMVAIGAALGVAVIILDLVLEAKGSEFRTPVLAVAVGIYLPFELSVPILAGGLVAHFAERAHKQRLANAAEAERPGLEAQAETASRHGLLFGAGLITGEALVGIGMAVPIVVTGKSDVLAVFGAHDGSWPGVLLLLLVLAGLGVVAAGRPKTVDID from the coding sequence ATGAAAGAAGCCAGCGATTCGAAGGCCGCGAGCCACGAGGTCAAGCCGTATATCCCGGCCAGTGTGACGCTGCCCGAGATCAGCATCAAAGCCGTGATCTTGGGTGTGGTGTTGAGCGCGGTGCTCAGCGCTGCGAACGCCTACCTCGGATTGTTCGCCGGCCTGACTGTCTCTGCCAGTATCCCTGCGGCAGTGATTTCGATGGCTGTGCTCAAGGGGCTCAAGGGCAACATCCTCGAGAACAACATCGTGCAAACCGCCGCGAGCGCAGGGGAGAGCGTCGCTGCCGGTGTCATCTTCACCATCCCCGCCCTCATCTTGCTCGGGACGTGGGCAGACTTTGACTACTGGGAAACGACGCTGCTCGCCGGCTTTGGCGGCATCCTCGGCGTGCTCTTCACGATCCCGCTTCGGCGCGCGCTGATCGCGGGCGACGGTAGCGGCGAGCCGCTCAAGTTCCCGGAGGGCGTCGCCACGGCCGAGGTGCTGAAGGTCGGCGAAAAGGGGGGCGGCGGGGTCATCTACGTCGGCATCGCCGGCTTGGTGGGCGCGTTGTTCAAGCTGGGTGAAGCCGGCCTCAAGCTGTGGCATGGCTCGTTGGAGCTCGCCGGCTTCGTCGGTGCGAAGAAGACCGTAGCTTACTTCGGCTCGAACTTGTCCCCAGCGCTCGTTGCCGTGGGGTACATCGTCGGTCTCAACGTTGCCATCTTGGTGTTTGTCGGTGGCGCGCTCAACTGGTGGGTGGCGATCCCGATCCTTTCCGCGATGCAGCCCGCGGCTGAAGGCAGCGCAGCGGATGTCGCGGGCATGCTGTGGAGCACCAAGACACGCTACATCGGCGTCGGCGCCATGGTGGTGGGTGGCTTGTGGGCGCTGATCAAGCTGCGCACCAGCCTGATTGCCGGCATTCGCTCGGGCATCGCTGCTTACCGTGAGTCGAAGAAGGGTGGCGGAGTGACGTTGCGCACCGAGGACGACATGCCCATGCAGTGGGTTGGTGTCGCGGTGCTGCTGAGCATCATCCCGCTGTGCGCCATCTTCTATCACATCACTCACGTGATCTGGGTGAGTGCGGTGATGAGCGTCGTGATGTTGATCGCGGGCTTCCTGTTCTCTGCGGTCGCAGGCTACATGGCTGGCCTGGTGGGCTCTTCGAACAACCCGATCTCGGGCGTCACGATTGCTACCATCCTGACGTCATCGCTGTTGCTCCTCGGGCTACTGGGCTCCGAAAGCAAGATCGGGCCCGCGGCAGCGATCTTGATCGGCAGCGTCGTCTGTTGCTCAGCGGCCATCGCCGGCGACAACATGCAAGACCTCAAGGCTGGTCAGATCCTCGGTGCTACCCCGAGGAAACAGCAGTATCTGCAGATCCTCGGTGTGCTCGCGGCCGCGGTGGTCGTAGCGCCGGTGCTGAACCTGTTGTTGACCGCTTATGGCATCGGTGTGCCGACGGAAGCCCACCCAAAGCCCCTCGGCGCTCCTCAGGCGAACTTGATGGCGAGCGTAGCCAAGGGCGTGTTCCACGGTGGCCTCCCCTGGGGCATGGTCGCGATCGGCGCCGCGCTTGGCGTCGCCGTGATCATTCTCGACTTGGTGCTGGAGGCGAAGGGCAGCGAGTTCCGTACGCCGGTGCTCGCGGTCGCCGTCGGGATCTATCTGCCCTTCGAGCTCTCCGTGCCAATCCTTGCAGGTGGCTTGGTCGCGCACTTCGCGGAGCGGGCGCACAAGCAACGCCTGGCGAACGCCGCCGAAGCGGAGCGTCCTGGGCTCGAAGCCCAGGCAGAGACGGCAAGCCGCCATGGGCTGCTCTTCGGCGCTGGCCTGATCACCGGCGAGGCGCTGGTGGGGATCGGGATGGCTGTGCCGATTGTAGTTACAGGTAAGAGTGACGTGCTCGCGGTGTTCGGAGCCCACGACGGCTCCTGGCCTGGAGTGTTGTTGCTGCTGCTGGTGCTCGCAGGCTTAGGTGTAGTAGCCGCCGGGCGCCCAAAGACCGTCGACATCGACTAG
- a CDS encoding aldehyde dehydrogenase family protein — protein sequence MANPHPGSVCPADGRELPPVEASSRDDVHRAIISARKAQVEWGQLSVGQRAELLKQVGQRILDNQEAGCQVLSDETGRGKTECRMTEIASTADYIKGAIRAAKVALEPERIKLSSLDFPGKRVVVEPLPRGVIGIIAPWNYPISNFYKSLWPALLAGNGVVMKPSEHSPRSGAWLHEQVSAVLPEGLVGLVQGRGDVGQGLIDEGVDSIVFTGSVPTGRKVALAAAERLIPASLELGGKDAAIVLSDCDLERTAVGIAQWSMHNAGQNCAGIERVYVESSIADEFVKRLGNIASKLRVAPGDGPTDLGPLQNAAQLAIVERHVADAVAKGATVVAGGEATGNGYGYRPTVLDHCTPDMLVVAEETFGPVVAVIRVDDAADAVKQANASKYGLNGSIWTRDIARGEALARRLEVGVALVNNHSFTGILPETPWTGVKETGTGIAASRHAYHSFVRPRTVLVDSSSKPDPFWFPANDDLEAMSQALVLRNQGSFGALFKLAGLLGKRIKAIRGLAQG from the coding sequence ATGGCTAACCCCCATCCTGGTTCTGTTTGTCCTGCCGACGGTCGTGAGTTGCCTCCGGTGGAGGCGTCCAGTCGCGACGACGTGCATCGGGCGATCATTTCCGCCCGTAAAGCTCAGGTTGAGTGGGGTCAGCTGAGCGTCGGACAGCGCGCTGAGCTCTTGAAGCAGGTAGGACAGCGCATTCTCGACAACCAGGAGGCCGGTTGTCAGGTGCTGAGCGACGAGACCGGACGCGGCAAGACGGAGTGCCGCATGACGGAGATCGCCAGCACGGCCGACTACATCAAGGGGGCTATCCGCGCGGCAAAGGTTGCGCTGGAGCCCGAACGCATCAAGCTCTCGTCGCTCGACTTCCCCGGGAAGCGCGTCGTGGTCGAACCTCTTCCGCGCGGAGTCATTGGCATCATCGCCCCGTGGAACTACCCGATCTCGAACTTCTACAAGTCACTCTGGCCAGCGCTGCTCGCCGGCAACGGTGTGGTGATGAAGCCGTCGGAGCACTCGCCCCGGTCCGGCGCGTGGCTGCATGAGCAGGTCTCCGCGGTGCTCCCCGAAGGCTTGGTTGGCCTCGTCCAAGGGCGAGGCGACGTCGGTCAGGGCCTGATCGATGAAGGCGTGGACAGCATCGTATTCACCGGCTCCGTGCCCACCGGGCGCAAGGTCGCACTCGCCGCCGCAGAGCGGCTGATTCCCGCGAGTCTCGAGCTGGGCGGAAAGGACGCGGCCATCGTGCTCAGCGACTGCGATCTCGAGCGCACCGCCGTAGGGATCGCCCAGTGGTCGATGCACAACGCAGGACAAAACTGCGCGGGCATCGAGCGCGTTTACGTGGAGAGCAGCATCGCCGACGAGTTCGTCAAGCGACTCGGCAACATCGCCAGCAAGCTGCGCGTTGCACCTGGAGACGGCCCGACGGATCTCGGCCCGCTGCAGAACGCGGCGCAGCTAGCCATCGTCGAGCGCCACGTCGCGGACGCCGTCGCCAAGGGTGCAACCGTCGTCGCGGGCGGTGAAGCCACGGGGAACGGCTACGGCTACCGACCCACAGTGCTCGACCACTGCACGCCAGACATGCTCGTCGTCGCGGAGGAGACCTTCGGTCCCGTTGTCGCTGTGATCCGCGTGGACGATGCCGCCGACGCCGTCAAGCAGGCAAACGCCAGTAAATATGGTCTAAACGGCTCGATCTGGACGCGTGACATCGCGCGCGGAGAGGCCCTGGCCAGGCGCCTCGAGGTCGGCGTCGCCTTGGTGAACAACCACTCCTTCACGGGCATCCTCCCGGAAACACCCTGGACCGGTGTCAAGGAAACCGGCACCGGCATCGCCGCCAGTCGCCACGCGTATCACTCGTTCGTGCGCCCGCGCACCGTGCTGGTCGACAGCTCGAGCAAACCCGATCCCTTCTGGTTCCCTGCGAACGACGACTTGGAAGCGATGAGCCAAGCGCTCGTGCTACGAAACCAAGGCAGCTTCGGCGCGCTGTTCAAGCTCGCTGGCCTGCTCGGCAAGCGCATCAAAGCGATCCGCGGCCTGGCCCAGGGCTAG
- a CDS encoding MFS transporter, with amino-acid sequence MGSGTSWLGLLRTRRAFRRLWLADVVSLLGDWLTYVAVSVLALERGEGLVAVSLVLVAHALPSTLLAPFAGWFIDRLDRRKVLVATNLTRGALALGMAYAAATGSLLGVQLLLLVRIALAAFSEPAVTASLPRVLADSEGAPQSDPNGSSEARSPRLLADLGAANRLIGATWSVLFALGVAAGGVAAAFLGPTWAILLDAGTFFIAAWISAGLPSLKNDAQASPRSSLGRELFAAIAHVKGDRRILEAALAKTPAAIANGGGWVLLNERAESLGAASWFGATALLLGALQCVRAFGTGVGPVLWARWSPDDRSAWWWNATTWSAFIGVGALALAPNGSWLAVAVFVWGLGVGANWVAATTRLQRLAPDHLLGRLAALDLFGHTLGQCAGALLGAVVAQHFVRPSASALTGVALGISAWLILKLLGQLTNREPSPEGAAQTVR; translated from the coding sequence ATGGGTTCTGGGACATCATGGCTTGGGTTACTGCGGACACGCCGCGCCTTCCGACGACTGTGGCTCGCGGACGTGGTCTCGCTACTGGGAGACTGGCTCACCTATGTCGCGGTCAGCGTGCTCGCCTTGGAGCGAGGCGAGGGCTTGGTCGCCGTCTCCCTGGTGTTGGTCGCCCACGCATTGCCCAGCACCCTGCTTGCGCCGTTTGCGGGCTGGTTCATCGACCGCCTCGATCGACGCAAGGTGCTCGTCGCCACGAACCTGACCCGCGGCGCCTTGGCTCTTGGCATGGCGTACGCGGCGGCAACAGGCAGCCTGCTGGGCGTTCAGCTCTTGCTGCTCGTGCGCATCGCCCTCGCGGCGTTCAGCGAACCGGCGGTGACGGCGTCGCTACCTCGCGTCCTGGCCGACTCTGAAGGCGCGCCCCAGAGCGACCCCAATGGATCGAGCGAAGCGCGCTCTCCACGTCTCCTCGCGGATCTTGGCGCGGCGAATCGCTTGATCGGGGCCACCTGGAGCGTGTTGTTCGCCTTGGGTGTAGCAGCGGGTGGTGTGGCGGCGGCCTTCTTGGGGCCAACCTGGGCGATCTTGCTGGACGCCGGGACGTTCTTCATCGCCGCCTGGATCTCCGCGGGCTTGCCGAGCCTGAAGAACGACGCGCAAGCGAGCCCGCGAAGCTCCCTTGGGCGCGAGCTATTCGCCGCGATCGCTCACGTCAAAGGCGATCGACGTATCCTCGAGGCAGCGCTCGCCAAGACACCAGCGGCGATCGCGAACGGCGGAGGCTGGGTGCTCTTGAATGAACGGGCGGAGAGCCTCGGGGCGGCTAGCTGGTTTGGAGCCACGGCGCTCCTGCTTGGCGCGCTGCAGTGCGTGCGGGCGTTTGGTACAGGGGTGGGCCCAGTGCTCTGGGCACGCTGGTCACCAGATGATCGCTCTGCCTGGTGGTGGAACGCGACGACCTGGAGCGCATTCATCGGAGTGGGCGCCCTGGCGCTGGCACCAAACGGCTCTTGGCTCGCGGTTGCGGTTTTCGTCTGGGGCTTGGGGGTAGGCGCCAACTGGGTGGCTGCCACGACGCGCCTCCAGCGTCTGGCGCCAGACCATCTGCTCGGGCGCCTCGCCGCGCTCGACTTGTTTGGACACACCCTGGGTCAGTGCGCAGGCGCGCTCCTCGGCGCTGTCGTCGCACAACACTTCGTCCGGCCCAGTGCCTCGGCGTTGACTGGCGTCGCCCTAGGCATTTCCGCCTGGCTAATTCTTAAGCTGCTCGGGCAGCTGACGAACCGCGAGCCATCACCAGAAGGTGCCGCTCAAACCGTTCGTTGA